The following are encoded together in the Daucus carota subsp. sativus chromosome 5, DH1 v3.0, whole genome shotgun sequence genome:
- the LOC108223497 gene encoding protein CONSERVED ONLY IN THE GREEN LINEAGE 160, chloroplastic: MAASVYCCVSISKSLSAAEDLGSTTTSPISNTRPTKIILPKKKPEKWSTGTAPGEYGGPPLTTKLRKSWGGPGEDPITSDDYIWNRDFMPRMKNLFQDPSQNPLFDQPQEESSGFLSLNRVMSLDNMDADFSKELRAPSKILTETKVERAQTSGDLKQKWRPAPTRREQDKWDRAYKAATGGSEVMLREIKKPVGDPEVLAAQSREQYYKLKNKMQLLTLGIGGIGLISAYVSYTPEIAASYGVGFLGSLAYIRMLGNSVDSMADGARGIVKGAIGQPRLLVPVVLVMIFNRWNGILVPEYGIMQLELIPILVGFFTYKIATFTQAIEEALTIVQKKSEV, translated from the exons ATGGCAGCTTCTGTGTATTGCTGTGTATCCATAAGTAAATCTTTATCTGCTGCTGAAGACTTGGGCAGCACCACCACAAGCCCAATATCCAATACAAGACCCACCAAGATAATCTTGCCCAAAAAGAAGCCTGAGAAATGGTCTACTGGAACTGCTCCTGGTGAATATGGGGGCCCACCATTGACTACCAAGCTGAGGAAGTCCTGGGGTGGCCCTGGTGAAGACCCCATCACTTCTGATGATTATATTTGGAATAGAGATTTCATGCCTCGTATGAAGAATTTGTTTCAGGACCCTTCTCAAAATCCCCTGTTTGATCAGCCTCAG GAAGAATCTTCAGGTTTTCTTAGCTTAAACAGGGTTATGAGTCTTGACAA CATGGATGCTGACTTTAGCAAAGAGTTAAGAGCACCTTCAAAAATTCTCACAGAAACAAAAGTTGAAAGAGctcaa ACTAGTGGAGATTTGAAGCAAAAATGGAGACCAGCACCTACACGACGCGAACAAGATAAGTGGGATAGAGCATACAAGGCTGCAACTGGTGGCAGT GAAGTTATGTTACGAGAAATTAAGAAGCCTGTCGGTGATCCGGAGGTTTTAGCTGCACAGTCGAGGGAACAGTATTACAAG TTGAAGAATAAAATGCAGTTGCTTACTCTAGGAATAGGTGGAATTGGTTTAATCTCTGCGTATGTATCTTATACTCCAGAGATTGCGGCAAG TTATGGTGTTGGGTTTCTTGGCTCATTGGCTTACATTCGAATGCTTGGTAATAGTGTGGATTCTATGGCTGATGGAGCCAGAGGGATTGTCAA AGGAGCTATTGGGCAACCAAGACTACTTGTTCCTGTTGTTTTGGTCATGATATTTAATCGTTGGAATGG GATTCTTGTTCCGGAATATGGGATCATGCAACTAGAATTAATACCTATTCTTGTTGGGTTTTTTACATACAAAATTGCAACTTTTACTCAAGCTATTGAGGAAGCGTTGACCATAGTCCAGAAGAAGAGCGAGGTGTAA